AGACTAGTGTAGGATAGATGTACCTATCCATGAAGATCTTCTGCTGTGTTGTTATTGGTCCTGGAGTTGGCACCACAAATTCAAAAATCTGTGAGGTTTTATTTCAGCCACGCAATATATGTTGACATGGATTTTCCTATACATAATGAACTAGACAGGGAGCCTGACAGATACAACTCTGGAGTCTGGGCACTGTAAGATTAAAGTAAAACTCAGAAGCAAGGCTGTTGCTAAACAAGCCAGTACAAATTATgttaaaaaatataaattatatcaTCTTACAGAGTGCAGAAAGGCTTGCTAAAATTCTGCTTAGTTTATTAATCTCATTGCCCCTGAGACTTGATCAAGATTTTACCTTCCTTACGTGTTCAGTGTCTGCAAGAATACAACACTAGGTCTTAAGTTACCATAGGAGTCCTCCTTCTTCACTGGTCATGCTTAGCGCGGTAGCACTCCACTGCTCCATGAATTGTTTCCGCTCCCACTGAACCCTGATGATATTGCATCAGGATCCTTGGTAAATGGCGTTTCTTCGTCATCCATGTCACCATGAACTCCACTGCCTCCTTCCATGTTTTCTTGCAACTGTAGGGCGTATTCTAAACTCCAAAGAACATCCCCCATTGATGGTCGAGCGATTCCTCTTTCATTCAGACACTTCTCCGAAATATCTGCAAACGTCTTCAAGCACTCTGGTGCTATTTTTCCTTTCAAGGGTCGATTATCTGATCAAGGATGCCCTCCCTCTGGCAATGCAAAGCCCATTCTGATAAGCATACTTTCTCAATTGGTAATGTTGGATTCAGTGCTGGTTTTGCACAAAGAACCTCAAACAGTACGACCCCAAATGAATAGACATCTGATTTCTCTGTTATTTGCTGCCTCCTGAAGTATTCCGGATCCAGATAGCCGAAACTTCCCTTCACAGCTGTAGTGACATGCGTATGATCCGATGAAGGGTCCAATTTTTGATAACCCAAAATCTGAGACTTTCGCAACCCATTTCTCATCCAGGAGGATGTTCGTTGTCTTCACATCTCTATGAATGATTGTTTGAGGTTTGGCGCCTATGTGGAGGTAATGTAAACCACGAGCAGCTCCGATGCAGATCTCAAGCCTTTGCTTCCAAGGTAAGGGAGGGTTTTCGGTCTTGTAGAGGTGTTCCCGTAGTGTTCCAAGAGCCatgtaatcataaacaagaatcATTTCACAGTTCTCTTCACAGTACCCAATCAGGGATACAAGATGGCGATGTCGGAGTTTAGAAAGCAACTCAATTTCTGTTTGGAATTCATGAACACCCTGCTTAGAGAGAGGGTTTCCACGTTTAATGGCAACTCTAGTAGTACCATTTTCGATTTCACCCTTGTAAACCTTTCCAAAACCACCAACACCCAAGATTAAAGTCTCACTGAAGTTGCTTGTAGCAGCTTTAATTTCAGCAAATGAGAAGCGACGACAAGTATCCGAAGTAAGTGACGAAGCATAGCCTCTGGTTGTGTCAGTTTTTCCTGAAACTGGTGGATGTGAATTACTATTGAGAGAACGCATAATCCACAAAGGTGGTCGACCAGTGGTACCTGAATCTCCTCGCCTCTTCCATCGGAATACCACAAAGACAACTAAACAAAGAAGACATAAAGCAGACACTCCACCTGTAACACCTGCTATAATTGCAGCCTGATTCCCTGACTTGCTTGGAAAATTTTGGATAATGTCTTGCTGAACAGGAGCAGAAATTGGGAGTTGTGCAGCAAGGTTACCAGTAGTATCATTTACCTTGAATATTTCCAAACCATTCAAGATGGCACCATAGTATTCGGGCTTACTTGCTATATTATGTAGCTCAACCCGTAGTCTCTGCAGGTCTTGCCCTTTCGGAACACGCACAACATAATCCTTATACAGGGCAATACCATTTCCAGTATTTCCAGTCCATGCGACAACATCAGCCTTCTCCTCGGCAGTCAGATTATTAAGAAATATCTGGAACACCCTTTGGTTGACCTTAGTGATATCTGAATTGATCTCACAGAAATGTAGCCTTACAAGGTAGAGAAAACCAGGGTCAACTTGAAATAGCCAAGTCAAGTTGTTATTCTGGTTCTTAGATTGGCTAGATGCCATTGTTCGAGCAGTCTTATAGATGATCTCTGGTGCAACATAAGAAGAAATGCCGGGAAGGTATTTAATCGACAAGCTATAGTTTGCAGTATCCGTCTCACCAGGTAGTGGATCTCCATCCTGAGACCATGAACGAAACAATCCAGTATCTGCTTCTGGAGAGATTTCAGTCCCACCAACATTGAATCGAAAAACATCCTCAAGAACAGTAGTATTGTTGATGATGAGAGAAACTCCATTTTCATCCGCAATAATAGCACTTCCACTATAGATATCTGGCATCGACATCACCTCAATCCCGTTCACAAGTGCATAAGAAAAGGTGTCATTTGAGGATGTTGGTGTGAAAGTTATGTTCAGTCTTCCTTTAGCTACATTAATATAGAATTCCCTGACAATGGTAGCAGATTTCACATCTTCACTGGTCAGTAATAAATTGAAATCTTTAAGGAGAGTATTCGCACCAGATGTAACCGAAAACATAGCATAAAAGGCACTCAGATGCTCATAAGATGATGAGTAAAAATGAAGACGAACATTTTTCCAACCAGCGGAAACAGTAAAACTATAAGTGAATTCAGATCTGAAAATCCTTGCTGTCCAGTAAGGTACATCAGCAACAGAACGCATCATGTCAGAAGCATTAAGAGATTCTGACTTGTTCAGGTCTGAAGCTGCGTATTTTGAACCAAAATTGCTTTCCCATGTCTGATTACCTGTAGCTTGCGTTTCTGTGCAACAGTCCAAGTGGATGCTATCAAGTGGAACATAGTTAGCAGCAGAAACTCGATAGATCAGaaatgagagagagagagtgaacATGAATAGAATTAAGGGTGCACAAGAATCGAGCCAGACCGACGGACCGTCTCGGAACCGATGGAACCGTACCCAGTTTTGTACCGAATCGAGGaacggggtacaggtaccggtccaaaaaataggaaccggggttagggaggtacaggtacacggtcctgacCTAGTCCCATGCCGAACCGTACCGTCTGTACCGAGTAGTAGTagccgttagatttaggggatgATAAATCAGTAATAGCCGTTAGATTAAAGCCTGGTATATAAGCGAACATTATAGGGCTAGGGTTTCTCTTCTCATTTTCGTTTTTTTCcgtctctgagaaggagaagaagtgaaGACCGAAGACCTCCATTACAGGGACGAGACAATTTTCTTCTGAATCTTCTCTTCTCCATTGTTAACTCCATTACTTACCACCTCTCGatccagaagaagaaagagaaattgtTAACCAAAGGTAAGTGTTGAATCGGTTGATTCAGTTCTCCTATTTACAGGGAAGAAGAGTTTTATTCACTTCTCAACTCCACGAACACCACACCAGTTACTTACACCACCATTTACACTTACAAGTTACACCACCTCTCgatccagaagaagaaggagaaaaaaaatCAGTGATTGTGTTTCTAttgtaagttttttttctttttttcttctccaattttAATCTTTAAATCGTTTGATTTGTACTACTGGGttccttgattttttttaatttgagctttattttgatttttgatgaccAATTGGTTGGAACTTGAttaatttaatttagggtttcacaggGTAAGTTATCACGCCAAGGAGAAGACGAAGGGAAAGGATTCAAGGAACCATCCAACTCAAAAAATTTGCTTTGGGGTATGAATTTTGCTTTCagatttacttttattgctttactCGGTTATAATTTGTTGAATTGGATGTTGAATTTGATGAATGAGAGATGTTTCTGTCTTCGAGAAAGATTGATTGTGATAATCTTGGGTTCTTGGATTCAATTTGATTAAGTAGTGGATTTTTGCTGTGGCTTGTGAATTGAAATTATGTTTGAATTGTGTATATATTGTTTGTCAGTGACCAATCATGGATGCATCAAGTCCAGCTAGGGTTCGGAACATAATATGGCGCCATTTCACTAGGAGAAATGTTGCAGAAGCCACTTGCAATTATTGTGGAAGGACATTTAGGGCTCACAACTGCAAAAATGGAACAACAGCATTGTGGAAGCACTTTAAGAGATGCACCCACATTCCTAATCCTAACAGAGCTCATATAATTAATGCTTATAACTTAGGCTTAGTGGTTTATGTGTTATGTGTACCGCAGTGTAATATGTACTGCAACTATACTATTTAGTATTTACTTTGGAGTTTGAACTTTGCTGTCTTTAATATTTATGAACAATTTGTAGTGGAAGCAATTTATATGTATGAATATATGAATATATGAATTCacttttattttcagtttttatttcCTTTgtggttttcttttattttcagttCTTATATGTATGAATTTTTCAGTTCTTATTTTCTTTGTGGTTTTCTTTAATTTTCAGTTCTTGTATGTATGAATATTTGATTAGTGTTTGTGTATATGGACTTCAGTTCATAACTCATAAATGTATTATGTACTTATGTTTATGtttatttgtgatttctcagtgaTCAAGCATGGATGCATCAAGTCAAGCTCATGGAACAGCTACTCCTACACCTGTTTCAGATGCTACACCTACAACTGCTACAGATACAGTTGTTGGATCCTCTATCCAACCAAGAGATGGAGCAGCAGAGCCAACATCAATAGATATAGAAGCTACTTCTACTCAAATTGGTGGTAAGAATAAGATAACTTCTAACACTTGGAATCATTTCACTAGGAAGAATGTTCAAGAAGCTGAATGTAATTACTGCAAGAAGATAATAAAGGCTCATACTGGAAGGAATGGTACAAGTGGAATGTGGAAGCACTTTAACAGATGCAAGCAGAATCGTAACAAGCCAAAGCCAAAAGGACAACAAACTCTGTCATTAAAACCTGCAACACTGGGTGAGGATGAAGGTCAGTTAGTCTCTACTATTTTCAGTCAAGACAAATGTAAAAGGGAAGTTTTTGAGTTTATTATAATTGATGAGATGTCCTTTAGAGCAGTTGAGGGTGAAGGTTTTAGGAGAATGATGCATGTCTTAGAGCCTAGATTTGTTGTACCAAGTAGAATGAATGTTTACAGATGTTTATTAGAAATGTATGTGGATGAGAAAGAGAAGTTGAAAACTTAATTCAAGTCAAGCAAGCAGAGGGTTAGTTTGACAACAGACACATGGACTTCACCAAATAATTTCAACTACATCTGTGTAACAGTTCACTTTATTGATCAGCATTGGAAGTTAGAAAAGAGAATTATTATGTTTTGTGAGGTTAGTGGTCACAAAGGAATTGATATTGGTGAGATGTTGGAGAAGTGCTTGTCTGATTGGGGGCTTAAAGATGTTTTTTCTGTCACTTTGGATAATGTTAGTGCCAACAAGGTAGCAATTGATTATTTGACCACTAATATTGTTTCAATGAAAAGGGCAGAAGAGAGAGCTAAGTACTTGCATGTAAGTATATGTATATGATTTTTTTTGCTTCCTAGTTAGAATTGTGTTTATTAGTTATTACTTTGTACAAAAATCTAATACTTGTATGAATCTACATCTTTTCAGGTAAGGTGTGCAGCTCATGTACTTGCACTTGTTGTAAAAGATGTTATAAGGGTCTACAACAAATCAATTGCAAGAATAAGGTCAGTTGTCAAGTATATAAAGGGTTCTCCATCTAGGTTGGCTAAGCTGAGGCATTGTGAAAATTTAGTTGGAATAGAGTCTAAGATATCATTGATATTAGATGTTAAGactagatggaacaacacattctTGATGCTAGAGGCTGCACTAGTGTTTGAAAGAGCTTTCACTAGGTTAGAAAGGTATGATAAGGAATATCAGAAGTTGTTTTATTTCCCCACTAAAGACAATGAGAAATATTTTGATATAGATGttaatgttggtgaagaagaagaagaatttagtgaagaagaacaagaagaagaagatgatgtgaaAACCAAGAAGAaggcacaaaagaagaagaaggctaTAGTGAAGAAACCTGCTCGATGTCAAGAGGACTGGATCTTTGCCAGAGGCCTTGTGAAATGTTTGAAGGTATTCTTTGATGCCACGGTTGCATTTTCAGCCTCAACTAAGGTAACAACACATACATTCTTATGGCAATTAGTTATCATTTATGAACAACtagttgagtttagagataatgtAGATGAAGATCCTTTTATTGCAACTATGGCTGCCAAAATGTATAAGAAGTATAACAAATATTGGGgtgattatgcaaagatgaactcTATAACTTTTTTTGCCATGTTGTTGGATcctagagagaaagagaaaggacTAGAATTTGCTCTTGATTGTTTGTATGGGAAGAAGTCTCCAAAGGTTGAACTTGTTATGAGGAGCGTGTTATTGGATTTTAAGATTCtatttgaagaatataaggatgtgtattcagttcatgaggaggaGTCAAGTACTTCTATGCAGGGGCAAGCCAAATCAGTGGTGAGTAAACCAGGGGAAGGCCCAAGtcgtatgaaagagttgatgtcaaGGAGTAAGAGGTTCAAGAGCAACCCAGATGATGATGTGGGAAAAACAGAATTAGATAGATATTTGATAGACAAGTttgaagaaggtgaaggagaagatggtgatgatgatgagtttgaCTTATTGGGTTGGTGGAATACCAACAGTAACAAGTATAAGATACTTGGACATATGGCTAAGGACATACTAGCCATTCATGTGTCTTCTGTTGCCTCTGAATCTGCTTTTAGCACAGGAAAGCGAGTgttaagtccttgtagaagctctttatctacaaggacagttgaggcattgctttgcacacaaagctggctaaggaagccaatacaacttgatctttTATGTGACTACATACCAGATGACGATGTCgaagttgaagaaggtaacatattctattcacaaatttctttttccttgttattttttttaataatagttACTAACTGCCTAACTTGCTGTTACTTTTTATTGCAGAGTTACTGGGTCCTATCAAAAATAATGCCACCACCAGTGCAACCATGGAATAGATCTCCACAACCACTTCAGCCATGCTACAAGTTCAACTAACTTTCTGTTAGCTGTTAAGTTTCTATTAGTTGTTGGTCAGTCATCAGTGTGTGTGTTTGTGCTACTCCTACTTgagtacttgttattttgttaagaCTTTGGTTGTTTGTCAGTTTGTGTGCTACTGCTACTTGTCAAGACTTTGGTTGTTTGACACTTTGGTTTGCTAGTATAATTATTGTTACTTTTGGGTTGTTACTTTGTTCTTTGATTGAGATATTGCTTAATACATTGTAAAACATGTACATAATTTGTCTGGAAAACTGACAGGGAAATCTGTCTGGAATTCTGACAGAAAAGAACCGATTGGAatcggaaccgtacctggtaccgtacgtgtaccgaatggtaccggaaccgaggtacaaggtacaggtaccggtccaaaattttaaAACCGAGGCTAgcgaggtacaggtactcggtcttgGCAATAACCgaaccgaaccgtaccgtgtgcacccttaaatATAATACCATTTTTGCTGGTGTTGTTCATGGAATGAATTGCAGAACAACTAAAAGAACTCAAAATATAAAGTACACAAATAGATATATATGCTACGTGTACAAATCTATTAGTAGAACCTCCTAACTAAAAAACATAGTATTATAATCAATAATCAGATATGAGATAGAAATGTAATTAATCTTGCAAGCGTGAGCACACAAGAGATTTAAATGGTTCGAATCAAGATGATCTACATTCACTGCTAAGACGATGAAGTGATTCTTCTTAAAGTTAACAAGATTACCACGTATCACACTCAAAACCCCACCCCTTATTTCTGCCCACTCTAAAAAAATCTTTGCTTTCTTTCTTCTATTCCAGGATATTTTGGTCCCTTACGGGTTTTAATAGCGGTTTGGGTTGTTAATACAGTCGATGCACTATCTTACGTGAGAAAGTAAATTTTAGTCGGATGTTTCGGCTTTATTAATTATTCAACAAGGACTGCTGGAAGTGATCAGA
This genomic stretch from Papaver somniferum cultivar HN1 chromosome 5, ASM357369v1, whole genome shotgun sequence harbors:
- the LOC113280408 gene encoding zinc finger BED domain-containing protein RICESLEEPER 2-like, translated to MFCEVSGHKGIDIGEMLEKCLSDWGLKDVFSVTLDNVSANKVAIDYLTTNIVSMKRAEERAKYLHVRCAAHVLALVVKDVIRVYNKSIARIRSVVKYIKGSPSRLAKLRHCENLVGIESKISLILDVKTRWNNTFLMLEAALVFERAFTRLERYDKEYQKLFYFPTKDNEKYFDIDVNVFFDATVAFSASTKVTTHTFLWQLVIIYEQLVEFRDNVDEDPFIATMAAKMYKKYNKYWGDYAKMNSITFFAMLLDPREKEKGLEFALDCLYGKKSPKVELVMRSVLLDFKILFEEYKDVYSVHEEESSTSMQGQAKSVVSKPGEGPSRMKELMSRSKRFKSNPDDDVGKTELDRYLIDKFEEGEGEDGDDDEFDLLGWWNTNSNKYKILGHMAKDILAIHVSSVASESAFSTGKRVLSPYDDVEVEEELLGPIKNNATTSATME